In one Coriobacteriia bacterium genomic region, the following are encoded:
- the ispG gene encoding flavodoxin-dependent (E)-4-hydroxy-3-methylbut-2-enyl-diphosphate synthase encodes MVQSRITRQVSVGGVRIGGTDLPVIQSMTNTDTKDHQATLEQIERLKDAGCEIIRVAVPCIESLKAFGIICENSPLPVVADVHFDYRLAIEATKLGAAKLRINPGNIGSLDRVEAVIVAAKEASIPIRIGVNAGSLAKNCQDPSVPLATRLVSSALEFCSFFEAHEFFDIVISAKASSVRTTIDAYRSLAQKTDYPLHIGVTESGTEFGGSIKSAVGLGTLLEAGIGDTLRVSLTADPVKEVEAAWEILAALDIKRNHPELISCPTCGRCQVDMIPLAQEVERRLKNEAPNLKIAVMGCVVNGPGEAREADFGIACGKSDGIIFSHGEPLRKVAEDRLVDALFEEIRARAH; translated from the coding sequence ATGGTACAGTCAAGAATAACTCGACAGGTCTCGGTCGGAGGAGTCCGTATCGGAGGAACTGATCTTCCCGTCATTCAGTCGATGACTAACACGGACACGAAAGACCATCAAGCCACGCTCGAGCAAATCGAACGGCTGAAAGATGCAGGATGCGAGATTATTCGCGTTGCGGTTCCTTGCATCGAATCACTGAAGGCTTTCGGGATAATCTGTGAGAATTCGCCACTCCCCGTAGTCGCCGATGTGCATTTCGATTATAGATTGGCAATCGAGGCAACTAAGCTCGGGGCTGCCAAGTTGAGAATCAATCCCGGAAACATCGGATCGCTTGACAGGGTCGAAGCGGTTATCGTCGCGGCAAAGGAAGCTTCGATTCCCATAAGGATCGGAGTGAATGCTGGCTCTTTGGCGAAAAATTGTCAAGATCCTTCTGTTCCGTTGGCGACAAGGCTTGTCTCGTCCGCCCTTGAATTTTGTTCGTTTTTCGAAGCACACGAATTTTTCGATATCGTGATTTCGGCCAAAGCGAGCAGCGTCAGGACCACCATCGACGCATACCGTTCGCTTGCACAAAAAACCGACTATCCGCTTCACATCGGTGTCACCGAGTCCGGTACCGAATTCGGCGGGTCGATAAAGAGCGCTGTCGGTCTCGGAACACTTCTCGAAGCCGGTATCGGGGACACGTTGCGTGTGTCTCTGACCGCCGATCCCGTCAAAGAAGTAGAGGCCGCTTGGGAGATTTTGGCTGCGCTCGACATCAAGCGCAATCATCCCGAACTCATCAGTTGCCCGACGTGTGGGCGTTGTCAAGTCGACATGATACCTCTTGCGCAAGAGGTCGAAAGGCGCCTTAAAAATGAGGCCCCGAATCTAAAGATCGCCGTAATGGGCTGTGTGGTCAACGGGCCCGGCGAGGCTCGAGAGGCCGACTTCGGTATAGCGTGCGGAAAATCCGACGGCATTATCTTTTCTCACGGCGAGCCGCTTCGAAAAGTTGCAGAAGATCGTCTCGTCGACGCACTCTTCGAAGAAATAAGAGCACGAGCTCACTAG